DNA sequence from the Chlorocebus sabaeus isolate Y175 chromosome 25, mChlSab1.0.hap1, whole genome shotgun sequence genome:
ATTGAGATCTTATCAAGAGTGAAGAAtgcaagaaataaaagcatatgatcTTCCACTTTACTTCCAGGAGGGAGACAGCTGGAATTCCTGCTTGTGGAGAAGTGGGTGGGAGTGTGCAGAGTGAGGATGTGAAACTTACTTACCTAGCACTCTGGGTCAGGCCCCTCctgaatattctttcttttttttttttgagacagggtctcactctgtcacccaggctggagtgcagtggcgcgatctcagctcactgcagcctctgcctcctgggttcaaacgattctcctgtctcagtctcccaagtagctgggattacaagtgtccaccaccacacttggctaatttttgtctttttagtagagacggggcttcaccatgttggccaggctggtctcgaactcctggcctcaagtgattcacccgcctcagcctccagaagggctgggattacaggtatgagccaccgcgcccggcctgaatatTCATTCTTAAATCCTCACAACCTTGTGAAACAGGTGTTAtcactatctccattttacagaaagggaaactgaggcacaaagcgGTTAAGGAACGTTCCCAACTTGACACAGCTTGCAAGccgtagagctgggatttgaatccaagtCTGTGTGATTTTGGAGCCTGTGTGATATTTCCCTAGTTGTGGAAGATTCCTTCTCCCCAGGAACCCAAGACTCAGCCAATCCCTCCTCCAGGGAAAACATGAggacattaaaacattttattgttctcgaagaaagaaaaaaaaatcttggcaaATTTTAATAGAATGACTAATGGACAACTGTCtttcccccaagtagctgagaccttAAGAAGCTGAGAGGAATAAAAGATTACATCCTAGCCGCCTCTGAGACGCTAAGCTACTAGGAGTGGGGTCTAAGTCAGAGTCAAGTTTGTATCCTGGGTACTGAAAACAGAGCCCGGCACAGAGTCTGGAACCATCTGGTGCATAATGAGTAAATTAGGGAGGGAGGAGCTCTGGaggagacaggaagatgaggaacTGGGCTAGAAGTTTCTAGCCCAGAAAGGGGCAAGCAGGAGTGCTGACCACACGCAGGAGGGCAGCGGGGATCCTCCCTGCCACGCCCTGTCCATGCTTCAGCTCTCCATGTTTGCGTCACATCACCAGGAAGGGCCCATGGGTGCAGCAGCAAGGGTTGATGCTTGGCATTGAGAACACACCTCAGGATCTGGAAGCTTGGGTGATTCAAGGGAGAGGCTGCAAAATCTCCTTCCTTAGAGAAGAGGCTGGGTCAGATTATTGATCTCTGGATTTCACTGTTACTCAGGGCCGCCCACTGAGTAATATCTAGTGCCCCCAAGGGGCactgagagaaggaaaaagaagcaggaggaagggagaggcgAAAACAAGGGAGGAAGTGGAAGTGGCCATGTGGCACCTGCAATCTCATCAGAGCTACCCTTGGCCCCACCCGTCCTGTCTGGGAGAATTGGCACACACTCGCCTGGAGTCTGGGCACTGACCATCAGCAATGACGCCAGCCACCGGGCCTCCACAGCTAGGGTGGGAGCAGGGCCCCAGTGCCCAATGATGCCTTTAGTTGGCAGATGGCAGGAGGTTCTGAGGGTCCAGAAGAGGGGCTGGGTGATGGCAAGGGGCActtggtggggtgggggacagtgACTTTTGCCCAACTCCCAGGTGCCTACTGGCTGCCTATCAGACAATGCTTTTAGGTGACCAGAAGGCAAAGATTTCCCAGTCCCTGGAAACCAGATGCCCATCCTCCATGCAAACAACTGAGGTGGGATGTCCGTGTCAGCGCTGACACCTGCCCAGAGGCAGCTGGGTCGAACTGACAGTCCACCTTACTCCCGGTGTGGCCACGCAGGTTACGTCACCGTAGAGCCTCTGTGACCCTCCCTGGGACTAGGATGACAGTCCCTCTCACAGCAACACAGGAGAGCAGgtgcttcccttctcccttcccaccACACCTGCTGCTGCTCTACTACCACACGGGAGAtccttcctctccctgccccagcaTCGTCCTCATAGGGACTGACATCTCCTATTAGACCCTCTGAGCCTTCCAAAACACAGGCCAGTGGCTTCCCATCTCGGAATAAAATCCAGAACCCCCACCACAGCCCACAAGCCCCCGCAAGAGTGAGCGGTTCCCAACCCTGGCTACACGTTAGGGTCATCTGAATCAATCTGAGCTGGGTCCGGAGGGCAGCGCATCTTAAACACTTCCCAGGTGGATCTAATGGGCAGAGCCACTGCCCCACGTGATCCAGCCCTCCTGCCATGCTGCCTGGCTCACTCTGCCCTGGCCTCACTGCCTCTCACTCATTCTCAAGCATgttcacctcagggcctttgttgGAATACTCTGTCCCTGACAGTGCACCTGGCCCCCTTACACAActtagctcacttttttttttttttggtacagggtcttactctattgcccaggctggacggtagtggcatgatcactgctcactacaGCTCgacctgggttcaggtgatcctcctacctcagcctcctgagtagctgagactacaggcataagccatcatgcccagctaattttttttttttttaatagagatagggtctcgatatgttgcccaggctgatctcaaactcttgggctcaagcaatctgcctgccttggcttcccaaagtgccggaattacaggtgtgagccaccacgcccagcccatagCTCACTTCTGATGGAGAGGTCCCTCCCTGACCAGGCAGTTCCCCACCCTATGCCATCACATTCTTCCCCCTCAACCCTGCCCCTGCTTTATTTTGTCTCATCACACTTATGACCCCCTTGATATGCCTGTTGATTTGGATAACGTCTTATACCCTCCACTGGAACATAAGCTCTATGAGAATAGGGGTTGTCCATCTTGTTCACAGATGTATGtcagtgcctagcacagcacCAGGTGCACAGCAGGTTCTTGATAAAACCTGTTGTAATCAAGGCTATCTCTGCCGGCAGGTCTGAGTTTCTGGAAGGTGGGGGTGGAATGTCATGTATCTTGATGTCCTGGCATCTagcacagggccaggcatggaggcagctGTGGCCAATTCATGGTGCTGATGGTTTGCTTCTGGAGATAAAGGGGCTCCATGCGGGTGCTGTAGAGTGTCACGGCCAAGAGCAAGGGTCTGAGCAGAGACAGAGGTGGGGAGATGGCCCAAAGGAAGCTGGGATGCTtcaaggagggaggaaaggagcagGCCTGCAACAGTGCCTGACACTTGGCTGGCCCAGGGGACCTAGCAGGGTAGAGGAGTGGTAGCCTATTAGACATGAGCCCTGACCACTGGACCCAGACAGTAGGGGAACAGTGAGTGGGAGCCcacaggagggtgaggcaggggagAGCCAGCTCCAGATCCCACCGGGGTATAGGATGATGTGGGCAGTGCCAAGCATGGGAGCTGATATCACCCCCACCCTGTAGAGTTCAGCAAATAGGACATTTTGTCTGAAGCTGCAGGGCTGCTGCATGCCTCAAATGCCCCTGCCAAGTTGCCATGGTGGAGGGGAAGGCATCTGCACCCTGGATATTCCTGACCTGTCCCAGAAGCAGGCAGATGGCAAAAGTGAGGCCAGAAGGGGAAATGATTTGTAAAGGGCTGCTTTGGGCCGGGAATTCCTGCAGAATGGGGCAGGCTCCTGTTTTTGAGAGTCACCAGCATAAGGAAATGATTGCAGGGGTGCCCAGGAAACCGACACTCCAGGACACTGGGTTGTATTGTAGCTCAGCCTGGTCCCTGGGAGCCCAGTGGCAGCTCATGGCCAAAATCACTCAGCCCCTCTTCATGCCCGAACCCAGCTTCCTTCTCCGGAGCCATCGCTTTTTGAGTACCAACCATATCCAAGGCCTGGTGTGGGCCTGTCCAGCTGAGTTCCACAACCCCAGGCTGGCCCGCACCCCCAGCCCTGGCAGCCTTCTAGGGCAGAAGCTCAGAGTGCCTGATGTCAGAAGCCCCTAGGTGTGTGCCTCCACAGCAGGACCACAGCTGCAGCAGCAAGAATGGCTGCCCCCAGCGACTCCTAAAGATGCAGAGCCTTGCCGGGCCACCTCTGCCTGCCACAAGggtggccttgcaaagtgctccGCAAGGCAGCATCTGCCCACGTCCTTCCTTGTGTGTTTTCCTCCCTCCAGGGCCTCTGCACTGTCTCCACCTAACCCTCCTCACGCCTCCCACTCCTTGAAGACCACAGGGCTGGGGGGCAGACATCTGGGATTCTAATTTGGTATGTGACCCCAGGCTACCCCTGGGAGGCTcatgtcctcatctgcaaagtggggagAAAGGGGGGTTTCCATGAGGATTCAGTGAGACAATGCCTGGGCACAGGGCTGCCTGGCACCCGGCAGGGAGCTTAATAAATGTCTGGTTTCCAATTCCCACCAATGCATTTCCcagcccttctcctcccctcaaGCACTAATTGTCTGAGCTACAATCCTACTTTGGTGTCTGGCTGCCTACAAGCAAAGTGAGGAGGTCTCGTTGGGTAGAACTGGTGCTGGGCTGAGAATGGAGCCCTGGCCCGCCCCTTATTTCCAGAGCCTTGGGAGACATCATCAGCCTCAGCATGAGCTTCCTCCTCTGGAAAGCAGCCACCCTCTCCAGTAACTGCAAACCATGCCGGCAAACTGCAAAGTGCTTAAGGCCAGGCATGAGGACAGGTGGGTCTCGGGAAGAACAAACCTGGATACTGAATTGGACAACAGCAGGattctgagcactttgggagctgtGTGTGATGTGGGCGGGGGTTGCGTCCAGATCAAAGATGGGGAGGTGGTCTAGGCAACAGCAGGAGGTGTATTCGAGGTCTGCAGTAATGCTTGCAAGGCCTGAATTATAGCAAGGCTCACACCCTCAGCCTGCTGCCCTGGTCTTGGCCATCTCCCATGTCAACCCCATCTTgatcctgcctcctccctccccagaagccagggggccatttggtgctgggaacacaggtatCAGCTGCACGGCCAGACCCCAGACCCCTGCCCAGGAGTCCCTCTTTGCTCTCCTGGCCAGCCCCACCCCACAGGCACCAACTTGGGCCAATGCCAGGCCACAGGTCAGACTCCCAGGCCTGGGGATCCTCTGCCTACCCACAACCACCACTGATGCTCCTCAGCAAAAGCCAACTTCTCACTCCGAATGCAGCAGCACCCAGGATACATCAGGGTGAATGCTAGGCACCTGTCCCACAGCCTGGGGTGAGGCGGAGGTCAGAGATACACACAAATCAAACTCTCTcctcactttatatatatatatacaacacacacacacacacacgcacacaagcaCGCCACACCCACACTCATTAGGCCTGGAGAGGGGCCTTCGGTTCTCCATCTTTGGCATCAATCTATCAAAATCAGCTTTTCTGTATGAGACCGCTCGCTCCTTTCTGTACAAcatgaattaaatatattatctgtCTCTGCGCTGAGTCACAGGATGTTCACAGTACCGTGGGGAGGAGTGGAGAGTGGGGGCCtgaggtgggcagggcagggggccTGGGTAGAAAGGTGAGGCTAGCCTCCCCTCGGCCTGTGCCATTCAGGATCAGTCCAGTGTTGAGGACACCTGGGGGATACAGAGGGGAGCCTTCTTCAGGGGCCCTGGCCCCCCAGGCTCCCGGCCCCCTGAGGCAAGTGTCTCAGCATCACAGCCTGCTCCTGGTCCACATTCCTCTACCTCAGATGGTGGCATCTATACCTCTCCCTGTCGTGGCTGCCCTCTGGGGTGGCAGGGGCTCGGGAAAGCTGGTATTGGGATCAGGTGGACACGAGCCACAAGGGCCGGGAAGAAGGGATGGGGAGGCTGTGCGACCCTCCGGGAGCTGAGGTCAGCCCGGTACCAGCGTCAGGGTGACTCTGCATATCTGGGTGCCGTCCCCAGGACCCTGACCAGGCCTGGCTAATCAGAGTCCCAGGATGATAAGATAAGCAGAAGCCACCTGGGGAAGGGGTGGACAGGCAGGAGCCGGTCACAGCTCCAAGGGCAGTGAGCACGCTACCACCTGCCAATTTAAGGCAACTCCATTCAGACTGGTGAGCTGGGTGGGGGCTGGCTGAGGTGGCAGGCGTGCAACTGGTGGACCCAGGCCACCTCTGGACATAGCTGGGCATCCAAGCATGCCAGCGCTGCTCAGCCACGGTTCAAGCCAGAGGGTGTCGGGGGAATGAGGGTGGGGTAGGGCTGATGGAAAGAAAGGGGACTACTACTCCTTTTGTTGCTGTGGGACACCTGCCAGGTAGGGCAGGCTTTGGCACACATGTGGGTACCTAGGATTCCAGGGTCCCAGAGAGCATGCCATGTCTCTTTTTGCTCTCAGAAGGGAAAAAGATGAAACATCTGTGGGCTCCAAGGGGCCAGAAAAGGGGACTACCAAACTGGCCCTAGGCAGGCCCCAGGGGGAGGAGGGTAAAGCCTGTATCCAGGGCACAGTGCCCATCCTGGCGCCTTAATTCTCTCGCCCATGTGCATCCCACGCAGGTGCCCAAACACTTCAGGGTGGGAGAGGGTACAAGGTCCCCCCTCCCTCTCATGTCTTCTCAGGGAAGCAGCTCATGCCAGCCCCGATGTGGGTAATGGAGGGGTTGGTATGCGGGTGAGGACTACTGGGGAGGCACGTGGGAAGCACAGAGAAGAAACAGCCGTGGCCAGCAGGGCTGCCAAACGGTCTTCTGGGCTGGCTGTCAGCCCTCGTTCTTCAGTCTTCCGAGGGCCACACAGGTTCTATCCTACCCGAATTTGTGGTCCATGTGATCTCTTGTCCCTTGGGTCATGGCAGGGTGGGCGCGGCTCAGAAGATGCTCTGCCGCCTGTTCTTCCCTCGTCCTGGAGAATGGAGGAGGTGGGGCTGCAGCGAGGAGGCTGGGCCAAGGCATACCCCAGACCAGCAGGGACAGTCGCTGTCCCCCAGAGCTGCTCTGACAGAGCAAGCAAGGGCATGCACGCAGGAGCGGGTCCGACCTGGTgtcaaatcccatctctgctacttactagctgcATGTCTTGTGATTTAACctcccagagcctcagtttcattGACTATGAAATGGGGAACAGTAGTAGTACCAACTTCAAGGGGTGTTTTAAGGATTAAAGGAGAGGATGCATGGGAAGCATTTGTCAATGTCCAAGGCCATTGACTGTTCTAGGAACAAAGGACCGTTCTCCCAGGATGGAATCTGACTAGAGAGCTCAGAGTTTGCAGAGAGAATGCACCAGAGACAgcatgcctcttttttttttttttttttttttttttgagacggagtctcgctctgtcacccaggctggagtgcagtggcccgatctcagctcactgcaagctccgcctcccgggttcacgccattctcctgcctcagcctcccgagtagctgggactacaggcgcccgccaccgcgcccggctagttttttgtattttttagtagagacggggtttcaccatgttagccaggatggtctcgatctcctgacctcgtgatccgcccgtctcggcctcccaaagtgctaggattacaggcttgagccaccgcgcccggcagcatGCCTCTTTGCCAGGGCTACTGTCAAACACAATGTCCTGTCTGGGGTGAGGGTTGAAGAGGGAAGAGATGGATGAGGAAGCCTAGGCAGGAAAAACCAACCCCTTCTCTGCTCCCTAAAGACTCCAAAGGGAAGAAAGTGGCGGAGGGACCATGGGAGTCCCCACTGGGGAGGGGTAGCCTGTCCTGGCTTCCACTAACAAGGGAAGGGCTCCAGGAGAGCACAAGCCCCTACCTGGCTGCTGGAAGGCCAAGCCTCGGTAACCTGGGTCCTTCTGGAGCTGGATCTCTTTCAGGGAGAAGATGGAGGCAGCTGGGGGAGAGGACATGGTGGAGAGAGAGCTGGGTGGAGCGGGACCaactgagccctggaggcagcGTCTCATTTCCACTGTTTGCCCCCTCAGTTTGCAGTGAGAACCCCAGCAGGGGAGGCCAGGTGCCCAGGGCTGCTCAGCTGGGCCTGGGGCTTCTGGCCTCTTTGTTCTAGTTCTTCTACCCACACTCACCACCCCCTTTCCTTGGTGCTGGGTGGCCCTGCTCCCTGCCCGGACAACACTCACTGTCTTCAAGCTGGTGCACACGCTCTCCCAAAGACCGGAAGTAGGGGTGACTCAGGGCAGCCTCTGCTGACATGCGACTCTTGGATTCATACTGAAAGGTACAGGGTGGGGCTATTGGGCCCTGGCTGGAGGGCTGCAGGGAACCCTCTGAGCAGCAGGACTCTTGTGCTGGTTAGCACACCAAGGTGGGTGGGGCTTGAGACTAACAGGAGAAGCCCTAGGTCAGCCTCTAGCCCCTACCACAAATCCAACCTCAAGCCATCTCAAGACTCAGGGGAAGGCTCCCTGGCCTCCAGCCACCAggaaaaaccagaaatgaaaCTTGAGGACAGTGACCTTCTCTTGGGATAGAAATACAGATGCAAACCAACCATGATTAGAAGGAGAACATAGCGTTGTGCCGATAACGACCCTTCATCGTGTGCCTTAGAAGACAGGCACCACACTAAGTGTGTCCCGTCATCTCAATGTATCCTCACTGCCAGCTTATAAAATAGGAATTAATCCCACTTTGCAGTGGAGGAAACGGAGACATGGAGGAGCTCTGTAACTTGCCCAGGCTACACAGCTAGTAACGGTTTGGGCTCGCAGTGCAGAGACTCCAGAGGATGTGTATGGAGGCCAGCGCTCCCCTGGGCCTTGGGGTGGAGAGTACAGGGAAGATGTTTCAAAGACGTGTGAGCACACGAGCCACAGAAGCTGGGGCGTAGGCCTAGCATGGGGCACGGGGACTTCGGCTCTTTGCCTGCCTCTCCCTGGGCCCCGCCGGGAGGTCACTCACCGGGAGCAGGCTGCTTAGGAGGTGGATGCCATCCGTATCCAACCTGCAAGGAGAAAGCGCGGACACAGGCTGTGCCTAAGCGGGGGTGGGAGAGCCAGGGCCACAGCAGGAGGGGCGGTGCGGGCGCCGGGGCTACCTGGGCGCATGGTTGATGAGCGGCTGAGGGAGGTAGCGGGGGAAGCTGTAGGTGCGGAACTCGGAGAAGGCAGTCACGCCCGGCCACGTCTCTTCTGTGGGGGTCCCTGGGGAGACgagagagggtggggagggcCTGAGTGAGGCCCAGGGCCAAGGCCGACTTGAAAGGGATGCAACGTAGCAGGTGGGAGCAAAGATGGCCGAGGCCACAGGGGGTTCCCCGCCCGGGAGAGAACTAGGCGAGCCGCTCCTCCCGGTCCCGCTCGGCGCCTGGGCTGGATGGAGTTCCGGCGCCCCCTGGTGGTGAGAGGGGCGGAGCAGCGGGAGACTGACCGAGGAGGCGGAAGATGAGGTGCAGCTCCTCCTTGACTGTGGAGCCCGGGAAGAGGGGCCTCCCTGTGGCCATCTCGTAGTGGATGCAGCCCACGCCCCTGCGGGGAGCAAGGGGCAGGGGCGGCATCAGGCAGGGGCGGCCGCCCTTCCTAGGGCTGCTCCACCAGGGCACCAACGACGACCTGCCACAGCTGGCTGCAGGGGTCGTGGCTCTGGCGGCGGAGGGGTGGCCCAGGGCAGTGGAGGCTCCTAGAACTGCCCAGCCCCCACTACAGCCCCTCTCTGGGGGCTTCCCTGGGCTCGGGAAAGCTGCGACCTCTCCCCTTTCGCTCTGTGAGGTTTGGGTCTGTGCAGCCAGCGCCCATGTGGCAATTCTCTCAGCAGTGTTGTCTCAAACTCTCTCCACTGTGTGCCCCACTGGAAGAGAGAAGTACATAAATCCGTTCTCCTGGGGAACCTCGGGGCGGAGTCACAGCAGCCATTCATCACCACTGGCGGTTCGGCTTGCAATTTGGGCTGATGTTTCATTTTACACCAAATCATACGCTTGttcattttaacataaaaatagtacttctctttcaaaattttcaCTGGGACTGATGCTTGGGGAAGATTCATCGTATTTACTATAGGGGCCCTCCTGGACCCTCTGGGTCTCTGGTAACCTCCCACAGGCCCCTGGGGGAGCGTCTATTTAAGCCAGGGAAACCCTAACCGATTATATTTCAGACTTAATTTTTTAACATCTAGTTCAGCAGGATGTCACATGGCTTTTAGGCAAAGGAAGTTAAGAAGTTCTTCCCCGAGGCCCTTGGGGCAGCAAAAGAGAGTCTGGAGGTGTGGCCAGGACTGTCCTCCCCTCCTTGGTCCCACAGTGCTCACTCACCACATATCAATGGGGGTGGAGTACTCTGTGGATCCCAGCAGCACATCGGGGGGCCTGTACCACAGGGTCACCACCTCATTGGAGTAGGTCTTTGTGGGCACTGACTTGGCCCTGGCCAGTCCTGGGGGCAGACATGTCACTGGACCTCTGTCCACAGGTGCTGTGGGGTTGACTGCTATGCCCTCCCCCACTGCACCCACACCTTGAGGCACCCCAGTGGCATCAGACCCCCCTCCTAGCCCCAGCCTCACCGAAGTCGGCCAGCTTCAGCTCCCCCTTCTCGTTGATGAGCAGGTTCTGGGGCTTCAGGTCCCGGTGCAGGATCTTGCGGTGGTGACAGTAGGCGAGGCCCCGGAGCAGCTGGAACATGAAAATCTGGGAGAGGGGGAAGAGAAATGTGAGGTGGAAGGTGGTCCTAAGCCTCTGCTCCAAGGCTGGGACCGGGATGGGGGCAGGGGTTTGGCAGTGAGGTCAGCACAAGCCCCTCATTCTCCTGCCCACCCTGCAGCCCCCATCCTGGGCCCCACCCACACCAGGGAGCCCCATCCAGAGGGGAGGACACCAGGGATGCAGAGGAGGCAGTGAGTGTGGGGGAGGCCAGAGAAGTCTCAGTCAGGAGCACGGGGGTCAGGATACCTGCCTATGTGGAGACATATGTgcttgatcctttttttttttttttttcttttagagacagcgttttactctgtcacccaggctggaatgcagtggtgtgatcatggctcactgcggcctcaacctcccaggttcaagtggtcctcctgcctcagcctctcaagcagctgggactatgggtgcacgctactgtgccaggccaatttttcaatttttagtagagatgaggtcttgccatgttgcccaggctggtctcaaactcctgagttcaagccatcttcctgccctggcctcccagtgctgggattgcaagcatgggCCAACACGCCCAGCCTTGATTCTTTAACAAACACCAGCAGAGGTCATTCATAACCCCCAGTTTCCCCAGAAGCCTCCTGCATTCTGGCAGGTAGCTCACACTCCCATTTGACAGACGGGGAAACTGATGTTCAGAGTTGGAAGTGGATTTTATACCAACAGCTAGACAGTGGCAGAGAGTGTGTGTCTGTTCCTGGGGTAAAGTGCTCAACCCAGTTCCTAGACTCATTGATGGCACtgccctctccctctttcccaggTGGGAAGGTCTGAGCCACCCCAGCAGCCGGATCCTTGGCGGTGAGAGTGGGTCCCCGCACTGGGCTTCTGAACAGGTGGCTGCCAAGATGGGGGGACCCTGCCCCCGAGGCCTCACCTTGACGTTGTGCATGCTCATGAGGTTCCCACAGTGATCCAGATACTGCTTCAGGTCACTGTCCT
Encoded proteins:
- the CDK18 gene encoding cyclin-dependent kinase 18, coding for MIMNKMKNFKRRFSLSVPRTETIEESLAEFTEQFNQLHNRRNEDLQLGPLGRDPPQECSTFSPTDSGEEPGQLSPGVQFQRRQNQRRFSMEDVSKRLSLPMDIRLPQEFLQKLQMESPDLPKPPSRMSRRASLSDIGFGKLETYVKLDKLGEGTYATVFKGRSKLTENLVALKEIRLEHEEGAPCTAIREVSLLKNLKHANIVTLHDLIHTDRSLTLVFEYLDSDLKQYLDHCGNLMSMHNVKIFMFQLLRGLAYCHHRKILHRDLKPQNLLINEKGELKLADFGLARAKSVPTKTYSNEVVTLWYRPPDVLLGSTEYSTPIDMWGVGCIHYEMATGRPLFPGSTVKEELHLIFRLLGTPTEETWPGVTAFSEFRTYSFPRYLPQPLINHAPRLDTDGIHLLSSLLPYESKSRMSAEAALSHPYFRSLGERVHQLEDTASIFSLKEIQLQKDPGYRGLAFQQPGRGKNRRQSIF